cgtcctcctgcttattgttaattattacttattcccatcacctgttccctcctcgttatcttgtttagttttcttatttaatgtcagtgtatctttagttctgtgcaggatcattGTGCTGTGTTCTGTTCCTCGTGTTCATGTTTCCTTGCTAGTCAAGATACCAAGTCATAGTTGTAGTGTTTTTCGTCtagttcatgtttcatgttgtttaccccctcgtgggtttttgtttgtaataaagtgttttctgtttccccgacatcgtctgcatttgggttcatctgtcctgctaaaccttcacaatgggcataaataaaaaaaatctgattatgAGCAATAGCAATAGCACAAATGAATACAAtagaacaaacatacaaatgaaataaacagTGATGTTCATGTTTTCAGGCTGGTCTGCAATTTTCAGGTAGAGTACAGAAACTAAATTAAGTAATCAGATAATACTGCATAGTCTTTACTGTGTATATTGGATTAATTCTTATTAAAGTTACAGAAGTTATTTAGTCAAGACAaggaaattatgactttttgtCTGTGGTTTGATTATTCTTAAAAACAGCATAAGGTTTATTTTCTAAAAATGGGTGTACTGTCACCCAGAGTTGAGAATCTCTGATATAGTGTATACTGGAGAAGCAGTATGAGTGGAATAGTAGTATGAATGCAgacagtaaatgttttattttgctttttgtCTTTATCAGGACTCAAGTTATCCATGGCATTTACAACAGTACGGACAGGGGTCACGGACACATACTCCAATCAGACCGCTCAAAATCACACATCAGATGGCTGTTCACTTGAAAGTCCTCTGATGACGACAGTGTTTCCAATTCTCTACAGCATTCTCTTCATACTCAGCCTGTCTCTAAACGGCCTGGCAGCATGGGTCTTCCTCAGGATCCCCAGCAAATCTCACTTTATCATCTACTTAAAGAACATTGTTGTGGCTGATATTATCATGACTCTCACTTTCCCTTTTAAGATCCTCAGCGACTCGAACGTAACATTCGAAGGGATGCATGTCTTCGTCTGTCGTGTGTCAGACGTGCTCTTCTACCTCACTATGTATATCAGCATTCTGTTTATTGGCCTGATAAGCCTCGATCGCTGTAGAAAGACCATGTGGCCTTCTGCCGGCACCAGCAAGAGACGCCTGCGGTACAGAAAGCTCCTCTCAGGCTTCATATGGGCCTCGCTCATGGCTCTTTGCCTACCAAACGTTATTTTGACTAGTCGTACAAACACTTCTGGTCGCTTTAACTGCACTGGCCTGAAGACACCGATGGGACGACTATGGCATGAGGTGGTCATACTTATTTGCCAGGTGATCTTCTGGGGAAACCTGATAGTTGTAATAATATGTTACGTTCTCATTTCAAAAGAGCTTTACAAGTCTTCCGCTCGAACAAGATCTCAACATGCAGTGAGCCAGGGACAGCAGAAGAAATCCAGTATACAGGCTAACATCTTCCTTGTATTGGCCGTCTTTATCGTTTGCTTTGTACCTTTTCATTTTGCCCGAGTGCCGTTCACCAACAGCCAGATACGAGGACAAAGGTTTAGCTGCCAGGAGAAGTTGTTACTGTTCCTGTTGAAGGAGAGCACGCTGTGGCTTTCCTCTCTCAATGCTGTGCTGGATCCACTCATCTACTTCTTTCTCTGCAAGTCTTTCAGGAGATCTCTGTTTAACACTCTTAGTATCTCTCCTGGATGCTGCAGAGATCTCAGGACAGACACGGTCAGCACCTGACTGGGTAATACACAGACATAAGAGAGAAACTTCGGAAAAGACAAAACAATCTCTTATTATACGATCGTGGCAGTGAGGTTATAATGCACCCATATATGTTTATTCTGAGTAAGGATTACATCATCATCTGTGCTTAAACTGACTTATGCTTTGTTACAGCTACACAAATTATCTCATGACACCTGTCAATATTTCATCTCCAAAACCAaagaaaaaatgcatttattaacattttattatttgaagCATCAATGTTTATTGTACTGCCTTTAATAATGGCAATTTAGTGAAAGCAATACATTCTAATCATCAGCAATAAGCCATTGAGAATCACATTAAGgtaaaacatttgaattatagtaatgttttatttttatgtgagaaaatgtgtttaaaggcggggtgcatgatctctgaaagccaatgttgacatttgaaatcacttaaacaaacacacccctacccaaatagaatctggaccttcttttgttagacctgccccacacatacgcaactagggtgaccagatgagaTTGGCTGAAATTCGGGACGGGGGGCGGGCAGACATTATGGGGTGGGTGTTCATCCAAtaatagtttaattaattaatttatttaataataaaagataaataaaactgaaccaatcatattaatataagtacatatgcataaaataaattgatataTAGAAGTATTTTATACTTCATACAATAATAGTTGGATCATCCAATaaaagttttctttattttacttcattataaaagataatgaatcttaaactgaagttactgaaccagtcatattttattaatatgagTACATATGCGTATAAATTTATATGATacatatagattttttttaacacagtgCCTCGACCAATCT
This sequence is a window from Misgurnus anguillicaudatus chromosome 24, ASM2758022v2, whole genome shotgun sequence. Protein-coding genes within it:
- the LOC129438800 gene encoding P2Y purinoceptor 12-like, which translates into the protein MAFTTVRTGVTDTYSNQTAQNHTSDGCSLESPLMTTVFPILYSILFILSLSLNGLAAWVFLRIPSKSHFIIYLKNIVVADIIMTLTFPFKILSDSNVTFEGMHVFVCRVSDVLFYLTMYISILFIGLISLDRCRKTMWPSAGTSKRRLRYRKLLSGFIWASLMALCLPNVILTSRTNTSGRFNCTGLKTPMGRLWHEVVILICQVIFWGNLIVVIICYVLISKELYKSSARTRSQHAVSQGQQKKSSIQANIFLVLAVFIVCFVPFHFARVPFTNSQIRGQRFSCQEKLLLFLLKESTLWLSSLNAVLDPLIYFFLCKSFRRSLFNTLSISPGCCRDLRTDTVST